The Capsicum annuum cultivar UCD-10X-F1 chromosome 1, UCD10Xv1.1, whole genome shotgun sequence sequence tagtaaatttcagatttactattatatgaataaatttcagatttactacttcataagtaaatttcaaaattattcaacctctttcggaggtgagttgtgatacaatcacaatcaagtgcacgtttgcattaataagtttctcatttcccaggaatggaatataatcgttccttaagcctatcaaattatgatagcttataacctctttcaagattttgctacttcagaagcaaatcgaggcatacatatgatgtaaaaaaaattctctagtatatcttataatcatataagcgtgtgaaaatatcatcacttttgatgatcattatcatattgtccctccacgtgtatattcatgcattcaatcacttgtcttctttcagacatattatgcactgctaccgcatatacctcaagaatgaagtaagttgtcatatttcagacttatcatatattgctaccacattcacttcatggaatgaagcatattcaatgggtcgaatttcatgacttttcattaaacacccattattttgacttagccatcataatatcatcaatatggtatattgagattcaaactcaacatcttattcatataaaacgtattaggcatgaatcgatgtgACTTGAACCTAACATATTATCAtcatttttgataatattgttcttgagaaataaatttaaaacataaatggttccaaaccaattatttttcctcaaatccaataataattatattagtagtagcaaaagaaagataacataaagaattactaaccttgaaatccttcagatttataatctcaccttgtttggcagagtctcgtgctgataacgtattataaaacaataaagaataagaaggAGAGTAGAgcgaatagagagagtgattcttattacttctcttgagggatgatttacaatgaaggaagctcTTATATTTATTgggggaatttgcccctagtttcatactaaaagacaaatatatcaaatcctgatagacatcaaatagatcttgatagacattcactataattgatatatattataACAAAACGTTTTTTATCTATAATATGAAGATTATTTTTTGTCACTCTATGGATGACTAATTAATAATtagggaaaaggatcaaaaatatccctctaCTTTCATAAATTAGTTAAATTTACCCCTTGTTATACTATGGGGTTAGATATACCCCTGTTGTTAATAAAGTTTGTAAATATGCCCCTCTTTTTAACGATTTTCCACATAGAATGACATATGGGTGAGGTGGACGCCATATGGAATGCCACCTCACTATGGCCATTATAGGACCTCGTTTCCACTGATTGAAGAAgtcattgaatacccacatacttATCGGTTTCAATCAATCTCAACTTTGTTGTAACTCTATCACAAACCACTAATAATGCCAACATAAAAACAAAAGGTACCAGTAAGCACCAATTCAACAGAAAAGGCAAAGAACACAAGGACAAGAACCTGTTAATCGacgaaaaattaattattttgagataaataaATCCCACACAATATTTCTGTTGGTCATGTGGAGCCCCCTTTTCTTCTTGTTGTTAGGTCTTTAGGCTTCACATTTTGGTGGAGGAGGAAACCATGGTGTGTAACAGAAGTGGAATTGTTCTTTGAatttgacttcacaaattttatttttgaattgagTGAAGTGCTTTATAGTAAAATGGATTGGGAAGTAGTCTATGAGGAGagttgttttttgttgttttattttgaattggcGATTTATGTTTAAATGtcaataaaaagttatacacacaCAAATACAGAAGAGGAAACAGAGAAAAAAAGGGGGACGAATGCAAATACGGGAGCTGGGGGGAACatgccatttttttctttttccttttggtctcttcttcttcttcgcgCATAGAAAGCACATACAAACAAGGGATGATGAtcttcattcctttttattttaggTAGAAGATAAACACACAAAAAAGGGGGAcccattttcatcttcttcactaGCTACACATACACGATTTAACATGATACAGAGGGATTGATATATACACAATAGTGAAATTGGGAATCGAGGGAGCTACAGTTTTTGGTTCGTCGTGGTTTGGACTAACTTTATTCAATTTGCAAATTCGGAATTGAGGTTTTCTATTCGGGATTCCACGTTTGGGCTTTCTTAAACATTATTATCAACAAAAATCAATTATCAAAAGGTCTATTTTTTTTAACTCGGTCTCTCTTTCATATCTTAATTTGGACTTTTCTTTTTTCGATCTTGAAGAAACACATTTTTCTTACATCTTTGTTTTAATTGATTGAAATGTTACTGAAGATTCGACAAATTAAGCATAAGATAAGAGACGACTAAAATGAAATTGTAGAAAATGTCATTGAAGCCACCTTCTGTTGTGAATAagaaaaagtaagaaaagttaaatgaaaaagaaaattaatatttgGTGCTGAAGTGGCATGCCACATGGCGTCCACCTCGCCCAAGTGTCATCCTATGTGGAAAATCGTTAAAAAGAGGGGCATATTTACAAACTTTATTAACAACAGGCGTATATCTAACCACATAGTATAACAAGGGGTAAATTTAACTAATTTATGAAAGTAGAGGgctatttttgacccttttccctaatAATTATCTATACGATTGTAGCATGTCATTCACGGCATAACTGAGCAATGGATCATATcgatatataaaagaaaaaaagacaccACGTagcttttttaaaaagtaatggACAATAATGGCCCACGTTTCCCATTTTGGACAAAAGTAACACTTTGGTTGTTTTTAATACCATTTATTAGCCCTTTGTTTTAATAATCCATACGCGCCCTCTATTTTAATAAACTACAcactaaagaataaaaaaaatcacacgCGCCCTTTGTAGTTGCtcttttcccaaaaaaaaaagaaaaaacttgtaTCTACAGTTCACACTAGCAGttgtcttttttcaaaaaaaagataataattggTACCTACAGTCCCCTTACCTTTTTCGACTGTTCTTTGCGATTAGATTTTCTGAAGTTTATTGTGCTGAAAATGACGAAAAAAGTTAATACTGATACGAAATTAGCTGGTAAAGGTATAAGATATGGTCCTAATTTCGTTTCTCCAGATgatgattttgaagatttaaCAAATCCTGAAGTTCGATTGAAGAATTTGAAGAATGTTCATGCTAGTCCTAGTCGAATTACTAGGTCTcgaggtaaattagtagttgatcCATCAATGgcgaaacaaaaaaaaacaactaaaaaaaggcacatacagATCTGAGTGATGATTCAGATCTTGTTGTCAttcgtaaaaaaaaataaaaaaaatagtgattcaaaaaatgatgaagatgatggaaAGTCatctaaaggaaagaaaaaaaataattgtgacTGATGAAGAAGATGCTCTTGTTCCTccgaaaaaaatcaaaaaaaggaaTCGATCAAATGAAGGATAAGATGATGCTCAAtcatccaaaaagaaaagtaagaaagtTCCTTGAAAGAGAAAAATACCCAAATTAACTGATTTTGAGGTACATTGTTTGTGCTTTTGTATGCATTAATTATGTTTGATAGATGTTCACTTGTTGTGTAGAATTTGTgtatgtttgaaatatgtgtgttATTGATGTATATAATATGAGTCAGTGTTGTATATGAAATATATTGGgtagtgatttttgtgaaatttagtgTACATGGACTGTATAACTATTTGTGTATTAAAATTGAATAAgaactgtgtatagtttgaatatttatattatgacTGTGTAAAATTAACAAGACTATTGTaatatgagtaaaattagtgtacATTGAATGCATAACTATTTGAGAATCAGGATTGTATAGgaactgtgtatagtttgaatatttatattttatgactaaaattagtGTGCATTGATTGTATAGCTATTTGTGCATCAGGATTGTATAAgaactgtgtatagtttgaatatttatactgTATGCATACAATTAGTGTACATTGACAATACAACTATTTGTGTATCAGGATTGTATAAgaactgtgtatagtttgaatatttatattgtaactGTGTAAAAATTAGCAATACTGTTGTAATGATTACTATAGTAGTAAAATTAGTGTACATTTACTGTATAACTATATGTGTATCGGGATTGTATAAgaactgtgtatagtttgaatatttatattgtatgcGTATACTTAGTGTATATTGACTATACAACTATTTGTGTATCAGGATTGTATAAGAACTGTGTATAGTTTGACTATTTATATTGTAACGGTGTACAATTAGCAACACTGTATGAGTAATATATGTagctttttgaaatatttataccTAAAAGCACACTTATGTATTGCAGGTTTGGGATTTATTTCTTGGTTCATCTGATCATTACAAGTGTCAGCTCAGTGTGCACACAAACTGTGCTATTATGACTGCGTTAAAATCTAAGTTGAACAAGAAGCAACTTCATTTGTTTAAGAATAGTTGCTTTgggtatttcttatctttatcaaatatttttcctcaaaatcAACTTATCCATGGAATGTTGCTTAGGGAACTTATTTGTGAGAGAGATGATGAAATATGGATTAAAGTGAATAACACTAGGTTACGTTTCGACTTACAAGAGTTTGCTATAATTAGCGGCTTAAAATGTACCAGAAATTATAATAATGAGTTTGTTGTTAGTGAAGAAAGTAAGCTGATGGAGTTGTATTTTTCAGAAAATTCCAAGGTCACAAAGCTTGATTTAGAAGAGTGTTTCATGAAAAAAAAGTGGCGATGTGATGAAGATGCTTTACAAATTTCTGCTTTGTTCttcatttattcctttattttttttgtcacgTATAGTTATGTTATAGCTAAGAATGATTTCTTATTGGTTGAATCTGGGAACTATGAAACATTTCCTTGGGGAAAATTGTGTTTTCGTCTGATATTGGAGTCAATGAAGTCTAAGGTTTATCAGCGAAAAACTATGTATCATTTTGCTGGTTTTCCTCTTGCATTTCAGTGTTGGTTTTCTGAGTGTTGTCCTTATGTAGATTGCCATCTTACTGACCGAGTGGGCGATGGTGTGCCACGTATACTGAATTGGTTTGGAAAGTATAGACCAACATACAAGGAGGTCAAGTCTGCATTTTTTTATATTAGGCAAGAGCAGGTATATCGttgttttaaattgtaatttatatATGCTTTGTTAAATTATAATATGCTTCTTAAATGTCGAGTGCTGTTTTTTATATGCAGGTTGTGTTGCGTAACATTACGCCGACGGTTCTTGAAAAAACAATTCTTCAATTACCTGATTTCAAACATGTGGATGCGGTTGTGCACTCTGTTGATTTTTCTAGCACCAATAAACAAGAATGTAGTCATTCGAGCTCAGATAATGAATTAGCACTTTTGAGAAGTGATGTTAAAATGGTATGTCGaaggtttttattaatatttgtatgtttttgttaattgatgtgttgactttttccttttatgtttagCTAACGGAAAAAGTTTCCTCGATGGAGAAGTTTATGAAATCctcatttgaattgatttttcaagCTCTAGATATAAAGAATGAGCCTAAGGTATTATTTTCCTGAATTTCTCCTACTTTTTAACAAATCTTATATAcactattgtacttattttataaagtttttttaaaagttaGTATATCAATTGGTGATAACGATGGTGacaactcaaataaaaaaaatgataagacACCTAATGTTGATGGTACAAGTGATGATCAAGTTAATGATCCACCTAATGAGGGACAACAAAATGATGTTGTACCGAAAGTGGATCATATAAGTGACAATTTGATGGATGATGTAGGGAAAGCAACAGATTGTGTAGGTGGTGGCATAATTGGGCATTTGGTGGATGCCGTTGGAGAGAAAGTTAATTTTGTAGGTGATTGTGTAGGTGGTCATGTCGATGTTGATTCTGCAGCTGAAACTTTAaaggatgattcttggaagaattttccagattttgattttttgaagttcACACAAAGCTCAAGTGAAAATAAGGATATAGGGGAGGGTAGAAATAGTCAGGTTGATAGTGATTGGTCTAATTTTACTGATTCTGAAGTGTCTAAATTTACTCAACCTTTTCGTGATCAAAAGACACAAAAAGAAGGCGATGTGGCAGTGGTTAGCAAGAATGAGCTTGACTGGTTAGAAATTTCAGatgctgaaatttctaagttcacTCAACCCGATAAGAGTGTTGCAACAACTGATGTGACTGATTTAGTATGTGATAATGTTAGAAAATTTGATGCATTTACAAGTGATAATGTTAAAGGGATTGAGGAAAACATGGTGGTTGCGCCTGTTATGTTGGATGAAAAACCTGTTATTATCGCCGATTACATAAGTCAGCGGCAGTATGTGAATCTCCATTTTAGTCAAAATTTAATTCTGGTTGTGGCAAAGTTGAAGGCCAATCATCTAAGTGTGTAGAGAATGCTCAGTCAAGAAAACATGTCTTGTCTATAAATCATCCTTTTGTGAAGAGTATTACGGAGAAAATTGATGATATGAAAGTGACGTTAAAGTTTAACATGTTTGTTGCGAGATCGTTGCGTGTTAAAAAGATGTAAGTTTTtgtttgtaatttctttttgttttactttattttatcatatattacaATTTTCGTAACATTTTTTTCCATGCCTGTTTATTTTGAGTCTGTCAATGCTCTCCGAAAACAttttgactatggagttgatattGTTAAAATGAAAGAGTGGTTCTTCACGTTGGCATATCCGGGAGTACCATTAACCGATTCAGTAAGTAATGAATTTGTTAGTTAAGtaggttatatattttttatttttgtacttaataGTGATAATCTAATTGGAATACTGAAATATTGTATATGATGAACGTTATATAAGTTCTATGCTTTATTTGTGCAGTCCTTTATGTGCAGTTTATATGCAGCACTTAATGTGAAATGTATATGCAGGTCTTATGCAGTGTTTACACAGTATGTATACAATTTAAATGCAGTAGTTGCtattcagtatatatatatacaggtcctacaCAGTAGATACACAGTTTTTATGCAGTAGTTGATATGATGCATGTTATATAAGTAGCttgtatttatatgatttaaattagtgTTCTATAttcatttttagcattttaatgtggttttgttgttCGTATTTTCAGCATATTGATGTTATCTTTTACTATTTGTGAAAGAAGTCAAAATACGGACCTGTTTGTGATTCAGTTAAATTTACAACCACCGATTGTTAGTTTAACTGCTTGATTCAAACTTTGTATAAGCGTTTTGTGGAGAACAATAGAGATGTAACACTTATCACTCAAGAAAATCAAATCGTTGAGTACATGCTTGGATTTTTTATGAGATGCAACATCCCGTAGAATAGCGTTGACAATGTTCTTTTCCCAATTAATCTTTCTGAAGAGTTTCACTGGATTTTGGTGAGGCTGTCTTTTAAAGATCAATGCATATATGTGTATGATTCAATGCATGGTGCAAGGCATGCCATTCGTTTTCAGAAATCAGTTGCAGcgtattcaaaattaatttcacactttctttcttgtattgGATTTTAGAAAAGTAGGAGCGATGGACTTCCAGTGGCTAATTCTTTTAATATTCGTATTGTTGATGGACTGCCAACGCAAGATAACACGTAATATATTGAATGCACATTCAATTGctcatttttacatatttttttgtcaattataCTGATGATGTATTATGTTTACAGGGACTGTGGTGTATTTATTGCCACCTTTGCTAAGTATTTGCTTGATGTTCTTGAAATTTATAATCATCTAGATGATATTGATGCTATTCGTAGTCGGTATGGTGTGTTGTTGTGGGATTATGGAAAGGAGAAACAAAGCCAATGTGTAGTTAGTGAAGATGAATCTACTGGTCgattgttgaagaaaaaggatggtgtGCACCAAATTTAGTTAGAAATGTCTTTGAAGCATTGATGTTAGATATGTTTTAGTGTTGAAATGCTTAGGGTTGTTTCTGTTTTGTGTTGATACACTCGAAAATTCTTATTACGAAATGTTATGCCGAATACTATATGTTTTGGTAATTGATACAATTCTGTACAATTGATGCTGAAATATTAGTTTATGTTGATCAAAGTtgatattcagtatatatgcAACATTTATTCAGTTTCTACATAGtttaatatccaatatatatgcaggtgctatacagaaattacaccgttcatatgcagtactttatatgcagtatatatacaggtcgCATATAGTTGTTACATAGTATGTACGCAGGTTATATGCAGTTTATATgcaatatttattcaaatttataccaacaaaatataaaacttacacattgTTGACACAGGTCATATAAAGTACTNNNNNNNNNNNNNNNNNNNNNNNNNNNNNNNNNNNNNNNNNNNNNNNNNNNNNNNNNNNNNNNNNNNNNNNNNNNNNNNNNNNNNNNNNNNNNNNNNNNNTACagaaattacacagttcatatgcagtactttatatgcagtatatatacaagtcctatatagtagttacacagtctgtacacaagtcatatgcagtatttatgcaaatttaaaatcaacattccaataaaatataaaacttacacattgttgacacaggtcatataaagttgttatataatctaatatataatatatatgcaggtgctatacagaaattacacagttcatatgcagtactttatatgcagtatatatacaggtcttatatagtagttacacagcCTGTACACGAGTCATATGCAGTTCatatacaggtcctatacagtagttacaatattatataaagtatttatgcaaatttataccaaTATTCAGTATATATGCAATATTTGTTCAGTTCCTATACAGTTGTTACACAGTTTAAACATACTATTTCTACAATTTTATACATTTATCCCAACCAGATATAGAACTtatatattattgtaataaagtatttatatagtttataaaagtagttatattcaaaatatataggTGTTGTGTATTTGCTAATTAATTCAAAAGACAAATACTAGTACTTATATATATTCAAACTGTATATAAGTATTATACATGATTGACACAAATGATATGCAGTTTTATTAAGTATTGTAGCAGAAAAATTACACCCCCGTCCAGCTCAGATGAGTTGATTAGTGCACCTCACCAAAGAACGTGGCTAAATGAAATACCATAATGCATAGATTTCTATAAGAGTAGAATGcatttgaagtaaaataatattgttgCTATTACATTGTTATGAAAAGAATATTcttttttcaaggaaaaaaaatggaaaagataaaAGTGCTCTTGTTGGAGCATTTCCACATGTTCGTCGATTGTGTCCTATTTTTTCACAGCGCCCACATAAAATTTGTTGCTTAAAGTAGTCCATAATACCTTTTCCTCGATTGTTCTTTTTTGATCTTCCTGATTTTGATTTCCAAATTGGTGGCAGTACTATATTAGCTGATATCTCTGCTGGGATGTGGCAAGCTGTTTCATGAGGAAGTGGTATAACTGAAAGTTCATATTCTTTCAAGAAGTTGTCTCTTGTGTAATATGGAGCACAATAGCTTTGTAAGTTCATATGCGTCTAAGTTAGGAccgccatagcatgtggacaaggtatgcCATCTACTTGAAATTGTAGGTAGGAATATTTTTTTTCACGCATGCAAATAATGTTTCGTTTTCCAGTTTCCTCAATGACTACATAAGAATAGTGAGTAGAACCCATCACCTGCAATGTACAAATATATTAGTATATAGTGTACACATTACAATATGCAAGTGTATGTGAAGTAGAAATAAGAAGTAATACCTTCATTTTATTTGATAGAATGAGATTTTTCCtcattattatattgtatttgtTTCCCAGTTCTGTAAATGTTGCTTCTGAATGCTGTCTATGCTCATTATTCCATCTCATGATCAGATCCATCATAAATTGTAGGAATTTTTTAATTGGCAGGTCTCTTGCATCTCTATTTGCTGGATTTACGAATTCTGCTATGTTTGAAGTCATGAACATTGACCTGTTGACATGGGCATGAGCTATAGACCATTTTTCATAGCCTATATCAAACAGATACTCCTTCACcctatttttgattttatttatgtcTTCCATAAGCCGATCAAAGTTTGCCCTTATGTATGTTCTGGCCATTGTAAAGAAGATCCCCCTTTAattgttttttattcttcttaaaTCTACCCTTGATGTTGTTCCATAGATGGTAGATGCATATACAGTGAGCCACATTTGGATATACAAGTGCAACAGCTTTTAATATGTTGTCATGCCTATCGGATATATGCACATGTCTTCTCTTTCACCAAAAGCAGTGTTAAACATGCGGAAAAACCATTCCCATGaagcatcattttcagaatcaacaaTAGCATATGCTAGTGGCAAAATATGTCCTGATTAAACAAGTGGAAAAGTGTCTATCAGTGCATGCCAGCATGTacataattttgt is a genomic window containing:
- the LOC124897270 gene encoding uncharacterized protein LOC124897270, producing the protein MARTYIRANFDRLMEDINKIKNRVKEYLFDIGYEKWSIAHAHVNRSMFMTSNIAEFVNPANRDARDLPIKKFLQFMMDLIMRWNNEHRQHSEATFTELGNKYNIIMRKNLILSNKMKVMGSTHYSYVVIEETGKRNIICMREKKYSYLQFQVDGIPCPHAMAVLT